Within the Debaryomyces hansenii CBS767 chromosome E complete sequence genome, the region aaaGAGTATGAAGGTCTACGTGATACTGTTAAGTTACCAACATGTCAATTATCAATCCAAACTGTGAAGCTTTATAATGGCGGTTCATTATTACAAtacattgaaaaaaatgcaGAGGGGGAATATCCACTAACTGTTGATATAAGTGAACTATTTTCACTCGATTCTAATTCGAGTTTACCACCACCAGATTTCAATGTATTTAATAGACTCCTTAATATAGAATACAAGCTTCGTATTCAAAGGAAAGTGAAATATGAGATTCTTCTATCTGTTAAACAGCAGTTGACGGCAAAGAATAAGAAATGGTCGTCAAGGGATTCAGAATTGAATTACTTTATGACCAGAAAATTGGTAGACATCATGAATGAAGTAGAAAAAGTGAGGAAGAGTGAatatgaagatttgaaagattaTGATTactataataatgaagaggaggaagaagaaatgaGAGAACAAGAGTTTGAGGATGATGAGAGTGTGGATGAAGCCCAGGATGAAAATGTTGAGGACGACGATGATAGCGATAATGAAAACGATAACTCGCAAACAGATAATGCAGATGATGTTGCTGGCGGTGATGATGAAAGTGAGGTGGTTGAAAACCAAACAGAAATACAAGAGGAACACCCATCAAATGGTGAAGCCAGCGTGGATGCCGAAAACGATATCACGACTGAAAACACTCCTGATTTAGGTGAACAAACTCCAACTGTTGATCCTGAAGATAATGACGATGTCATGAATATTGATTCATAATTTACATCTCTACTCTACAAAAAATGTCATTTAGaggaatatatattcaaacttatcaataatagatGCAAATTTGGGTTATAGAAAATAGGTTTGTAAGAAAACTAACCAAGACAAATCTAAAGTATCTGTATATAATGTATCCGAATCAACTTATTTTGTTGGTTCGGTATTTGTAGCTGGTTCTACGGTCTCACTGGAACCACTtacaatatatttgaaaacttgTGCTGGTGAATCACCTTCATTTACTCTGTAGTCTGCAAGTCTGTAGATTTGGTAGCCGGCAACACCTCCTAAAAAGAAGTTAACACTAGCTAATAACATGTTACGGGGTTGGATAACAAAGCCTGCCCATCTAGTCCATATAGCACCAGTAGCGAATAATGCAACTTGTTGAGTACCACTAACCTTTTCAATAGGTCTTTGTAAATCATTGAACCCAGCGATAACCAAGCACCACTTTAAAACCGGAGCCCAAAAGTGAACTGTCTTAGGTCCTGTTTCGGAATGTAAATAACGAGTAAATTTTGAAGCGTGTTGAGCTGAAGAtgccattattattattgtgTTCTTAgtgttttcttctttgtatACTAGGATAACAATCAAGACCTATCTAGTTTTTATAAGCAAGGTATTTCTCTATATAAGCTTAATCGTATTCTCTTTGCCGGTTACTAAATCCATATGGTACACGCACGCATGGTTCATTACCCTTCATCTTCAGTTGAATAGAACTCTGGTTCCTCTTCATCCCCGTCATCAGAAAGAAAGTTGTCACTGTGCAGAAGTCCATCTAACTGATAGTATTCCGAATGAAACAATTCTAGTTGTCGGATTTCCTCACGGGTTGTAGATAACTTAAAAAATTTCTGTAAGATCTCGTTCCGTTTAGCTTGAGTATAATCCAGTACCACAAGTTCGATCTGGAGATAATTCTCGATATAATCCTCTAGCCTTTTATTTACATTAAACACGTTCGTAGATACCTGAAGTGGTTCGTTAAGTAGTATATCgattaaaaaaatttttgagTGATGGGGTAGGTTCGAGCTGTAAATTTTATGCATTAATTGGTATTCGTTTTGGAACATTTTTTTAAAGATGCTGCAATTGTAATATAaccaattttttgaatcttTTGCAATTACAagtttatcaaattctgttattatttcatttttgtAGCAGCCTGAAGTGAGTTCGTCCGAAACCATGAACGACACCAAGGCAAcaataatcttttcaaaCGTCCAGGATGCATTCCAACATTCCTCATGAAAGCTTGAGAGTGTGAGACAGATTGACCGTCTTGGTTTAAATTTACCATTAGGTGAAATCACCTGGATCTCAGGAGGGCTATATGGAAAGTTTGGAGGAAATATTATTACTCCAATATATAGTCCCTTGTAGTATGGGGTGTTGATAGGACCGTGAATTAAGAAATACCAAATGCAAATATTGGCTTCATCCGGATGGACTGTTACTCCTTCTATTGGTTCCAACAATAAATCATGATACTCTTTTGTAAGTATGAGAATAGTTTTTCTATCTGGGGTTATATTTAGTGAATCAGTATTGTGTATTGGGTTTGGGCTCATCACGTCGTCATTGTAGTTTGTGTTGATCATTTTATGAATCGCTGTTAAATATGAGACAAAGATTTGTAAATCGATTCAGCGAGAAGATTAACAATTAAAGAACTCCTCTATTATCTTAATCGCTCACAGCTATATCtagatatattttatcttaTATTATCGTAAATTATAGTATATCTCTATAAACATATTTTTAGTTGCAAGAAAAAAGTTCTTTGTGGCCATTCAACTAGTTAAATCGAGCCGCTTTGCTTGCATAAACTATAAAATACACTATCAGGGTTTTGTAAAAGATTCGAAGGAGAATCAAATTCCTTTACTCTACCTTGATCTAATGCTAAAATCTTATCACTGTCCATAACCGTATCCAACCTATGAGCAATAGTTATAATTGTCTTgtctttaaaatatttcctGATGGTTTCCTGAATAATCTTGTCGGTTTGGACATCAACTGCCGCAGTGGCCTCATCTAAAATTAACACTTTTGAAGTGTTTAATAATGCTCTAGCCAAGCACATCAATTGTCTTTGaccagaagaaaaatttgagCCACCCTCTGATACTTTACAACTCAATTTGTCACCTTCATTACCATCCAATTGTAAAACATGCTTATTCAAATGGGCTAATTCTAAGGCTTCCCATAACTCTTTATCATTGTGCTTTTTTAAAGGGTCCAAATTTTGTCTAATAGTACCTTCAAATGCTTGAGAATCTTGGGGGATAATACTTAAATTACTTCTCAAGTCATACAATGCTAAATCACTAGTATTCTTTCCGTCGATAGAAATGAATCCGGAAGTTGGTTCGATGATTCTAAAAATTGCTAGAGCTAAAGAACTCTTGCCAGCACCCGTTCTACCCACTATACCTATCTTCTCGTTGGGCTTGATATCTAAATTGATATcttttaatatcaaatcCAAGTTATCTCTATACCTGGTAGAATAATCCTTGAAGCTAACAGATCCATCAACAGGCCATTTTGCCGGTGGTTTGATGAAAAGGCGCTCTTCATTCTCTTCGATAGATAACTCGCAATATTCTAGACATCTTTCCACTGAAACAATATTCGATTCAACTTCAGCAGACATACGAACCACCCAATTCAAGGAATCTGTTACTTGTAATGCATAACTCATAACAAACCCGGCCATACCAGCACTTAATGGTTTTGATGTAGTCAAGCTATAAATCGCTAATAATGATGCAGAAATGATAACGATTGATCCAATAAATTGCAAGCGAGTAGACAACCATCTGTTAATTGACCTTAACATGTATAAACTTTTTAAgttaaaatcaatattggcattattaatgaatttaaatctaTCAATTTGTTTATAAGCTCTAATTGTATCAACACCATTAAGACTCTCTTGCAAATGGGCATATATTGGTGAGCGAGAAACAGATAccaatcttttcaattctctCGATATTGCAACATAAAATCTCTGATAGTATccataaattaatatcaagAGCACTATTATAATCAGAAACAACGGCATTGCATAACTAACAATCCCCAAGGTAAAAATCGTCCTCACTGACgatgaaaaaaatgcaTTGAAAACCCTGGGTAATGTATCATCTACTTTGTTGATGTCATTCGTAAATCTATTCATAATTCTACCAATCGGTGTTCTCTCAAAGAATGACATAGGAGCCTTCAAAACTCTCTTTGCCATCAGGTCATGAATAAACTTTGAGGAACTTATAGCCAAGTACGTCCAAATAACTGCCCCTCTAATAAAGGTCAACAAACTTGCACTTAGACCGAATATGGCATATATTCCAATGAACTGCCATGCATTTGCATTTCTACCTGAACGAGAGTTCTGTTCTGCCCAATATTTTAACCAATAGTTTGCGGAAGTCGAAGCAATAGACGCAGATACAAGCAAAAACATCCAGCAAATAACCCCAACAAATGAACAAGACTTTGCATACTTAAAATAAACATCCCACTTAACTTTCCCTTTTGCTGAAACTTCATTTATTTGGGCCGTACGTATATTAGGTAATATCTTCGATAATGGGTTCCAATAAAACGTGGCAATACTTGCGGCACTTATACTTTCATGACTTATTGTACGCTGTAAATCAAGAATAGAATCATCTGTTCCTTTATCACTCTCAATATCATTCACAATTGTAGATGAGTCTTTAGATTCCCCTACTTTATCACTATCAAACTGACTTGATGATTCAGAATTAGATTCAGTTTCATTGACATTaccaaattctttaatgAGTTCGAATAACTTAGGGTTTTTATCTTTGTTTTGAGCTTTATCAAAAGTTCCATGCTCGATCATTTTACCATTCTCAAGCAAATGTATATAATTCGAATAATGCAAGACCGGAATTGAATTAGTAGAAAGAATGATTGTCTTAGTGGCTAGTAATCCAGATGGTTTTGCTAACACTTCgttgatgatttttttACCAACATGACTATCTACTGCAGATAGTATATcgtcaaataaataaatatcaGCTCTCGCGTATACTGCTCTAGCCAAAGCTAATCTAGCTTTTTGTCCTCCTGACAAAGAAATTCCCTTTTCACCCACTTGTGTTTCATCTCCGTCTGGTAAGATTTCCAAGTCAGGCAACAATTGACATGCTTCGATAGCTTTTTGATAAAAGTCTTCATCATATCTACAGCCAAAGGTTATATTTTCCTTCACTGACGCATTCATGATCCAGGGTGATTGTGAGCAGTAAGCTACTGTACCACTCAAGCCAATCAAAGGTGACTTGGTTACATCAGTACTGTCAATCGCATCTAGTTGGCCCAATAGAGctgataaaaatgaagtttTGCCGCTCCCTACCTTACCAACAATGCAAGATAATTCACCTTTTTTGGCAGtaaaatcaatatctttcaaTGCATATTTAAGATTTGACACGGAGTTATCGTCTTTAGGTTCGTTTGGCTTTTCCCATAAAAAGGAAGCTTTCTCGATTCTAACTGTTTCTTCGCCTAGGTGGTTCCTTCTTGGTAGGTTTATGACGAGATCTTCGTCTAGCTCTGAGGATAATAAGAATGCTTTGATTCTTTCAATGGCAACAGATGCTTCAACGATTGAATTAATAACCATAGGAAGTGCAAGCAATGGACTTGATAATAAGTTTAATAGTGCCAATGCTGGGAAAACAAGATCTGAAGTTAACGGCTTTGACTGGCCAATTGCAAATGTAGCAAAAGTTGCGAATGAGACCAAGAACGGAATTATGTTCCATATCAAATTGGCACACTGACTGACTAGCctaattttcttcaaatttttgaGTTCCTTGTCATTTCTACTATGAAATAGTTTGGATAGCATTGGTACTTCCCACgcatataatttaatacttttaattgatgataatatttcGTTGATGATCCTACTTCTATTGtcctttaatttcatttggGTTTTATTCATACTCCGAATATACTTCACAATGATAGTATTAAGTGGAATCAATAGTAACATCGTGAACACACCAGAAAGTGTAGACTTACCCAATAAAGACCACAAGGATATAACACATAATACCAATTCCATTGGAGCTAGGATTAGGGTACTTAAATTTTGTGAAACATCCTGGATTCTATTAATATCAACCGTCATCAAGTTTACTATGTCCCCTGTAGAAGATTTCAACTTGGATTCCATTGATAATCTCAATCCCTTTTGGTATATTAACGAAGTCAACGAAGACCTGCAACCCAACCCGACactcaatatttttattagatACTGATTATATAACGTTGTTTGCAAGATCGTTACCATGAACATCAGAATAGAAATGAGAATTCCCTTCATTAGTGGCTGGTCTGGATCTTCGGTCTTCTCGTTAAAGAATTGGATTAAAAGTCTTAGTAATTGCGGTTGTACGAAATTCAACACACGGTCACTCAGTTCATATACAAACGCAACCAATGCAATGGGACCAAACGCCTTCACTAATGATAACACCAACGAGCTATTTTGCGCTTTCCAATACTTCGATAATCTTGCTGTTGCCGCAGCCGATGATAACTTAGTGGGCGAATTCGGTAAATCAACTTCGGTAATAGTCTGGTTCTCGTATGCATTCATGATTATATCGTTCATCCAGCTGAAAGTAACCTTTTCGTAAAGATGTGGGAGTTCTAACTCATGCGTTTCGTTCTTCCTATGGAAAAATATCAACTCGTGTGTAGGTTTCCAATAAGTCCGACATGCCTCCATAACTATAACGCTTAGCGAGTTGACAAGCATTAACACCGCTACCATAGGAGACGAATCGTCTGTGAATACTGGCCATCCAGTATACACTTCTTGGTACAATAGCATCGTCTGCAAAATCGTTAACAACGGCCAAAATGCCAACAATGACGCATGAGGAATGGCCACACGGCTCGTCTCCACCATATGCAAGGGTAAGACAACCCCCCCGATTGTTACCATAGTCGTTAACATCGCCAAAATCTTGGTATCCGCATACCTATAATGTATGTTCGTGAACTGCAAGAGCACCAAGTAGAGAACTCCCTGCAACAACACAGCATTACAACGCACCCAGTGGTGTATTCCTGTACTTTTTGGTATGTAACTTCCGTGTTTCGGCAACCTTACCGCCCGAATCAAGTCAATCCCACATACCACTGCAAAAATTATAGCTAAATATGTGTACGCCCACGAGATGAAGCACGGATTGAATGCATTCTCCTTTGTGGGCACCAACGGGTGAAATATCGCACTGGGACCGCACTCTAGTCGAGTCTGAGTACCGTTCATGTCCATCATCCGGGCCATACTGCTATCGTCCATATCAGTCTATTCACCGCTCTACGGGCTGTTCCAGCCATTTTAATGAGAGTAGATAAATGTCGCAAAACATTTCTCCACGACAATGTCGTGTTCTCTTTTTCCTACTGGACGTGTACCTATCCCAATTTGTTCCCGGACACTCCTCCCAAATCTCCGGACACTTTGTCCTGTACATACTTCTTTTGGGTGGCTGACCGCGCGTCGGATCCGAAATAAATTGGGCCAATCACCGCTTCCCTATTAGTGACGTAAAACCTGGAGAAGTGTTGCTGTTCCGAGGCCTGGCCCAGATCCATCTAGCCCTAATTCACTTCTACATTTCTACAAGTCCATCCTGGCCCTTATAACCATATAGGGGATCACAATTGTATAGAAAACCCACCCCTAACCTATGTAATTTATTCTCTCTTGTCCAATTGCAAACAACATCCCCATTGCATCTCGTTAATCACTGTAAGAATACGTTACCGAAGTTCCGCATCTCCTTCAAGCTATTACAAATTTCGCGCCTGTCATTGGCCCAATGCTCGAATTTCCTAACTTGTTCCATCATGGAACcgaaattttttttaagaATGGTAAGTAACCCGCTTTACCATGATTGCCCAGTCGCAATGGcttaattcttttatataaataatcaattcccagtatttttcattcctatacaaaaataaatatttgttaaaaGGTAAAAGgaatttgtttattaaCAATGTTAGCTGCTTCAAGAACTGCTGCTAGAGCTCCACGTTCAATTCGTGGATTAGCTACCGCCGGCTTGACTAGGGACTCTCAAGTTAACCAAAACTTGTTAGAAACCCACTCATTCATCAATTACAAGAAAAACTTGGAAAACGTCCAAATTGTCAAGGACAGATTAAACAGACCATTGACTTACGCTGAAAAGTTGTTGTACGGTCACTTGGATGACCCACACGGACAAGACATCGAAAGAGGTGTTTCTTACTTGAAGTTAAGACCAGACAGAGTTGCATGTCAAGATGCTACCGCACAAATGGCCATCTTGCAGTTTATGTCCGCCGGTATGCCACAAGTCGCTACTCCATCCACCGTTCACTGTGATCACTTGATTCAAGCACAAATTGGTGGTGAAAAGGATTTAGCCAGAGCCATTGACTTGAACAAGGAAGTTTTCGATTTCTTGTCAACTGCTTGTGCCAAATACGACTTGGGTTTCTGGAAGCCAGGTTCGGGTattattcatcaaattatcTTGGAAAACTACGCTTTCCCAGGTGCTTTATTGATTGGTACTGATTCTCACACTCCAAATGCTGGTGGTTTAGGTCAATTAGCTATTGGTGTCGGTGGTGCTGATGCCGTCGATGTCATGGCCAACTTGGCTTGGGAATTAAAGGCCCCAAAGATTATTGGTGTTAAGTTGACCGGTAAGATGTCTGGTTGGACTTCTCCAAAGGATATCATCTTGAAGTTGGCTGGTATTACCACCGTCAAGGGTGGTACCGGTGCTATTGTCGAATACTTCGGTTCCGGTGTTGAAACTTTCTCATGTACCGGTATGGGTACCATTTGTAATATGGGTGCTGAAATCGGTGCTACTACCTCCGTTTTCCCATACAACAAGTCTATGGTTGACTACTTGAATGCTACCAAGAGATCTCAAATCGCCGAATTCGCCAACCTCTACAAGGAAGACTTCTTAGCTGCTGACGAAGGTTGTGAATATGATCAAGTTATCGAAATCGACTTGAACACCTTAGAACCACATGTTAACGGTCCATTCACCCCAGATTTAGCTACTCCAATCTCCAAGATGAAGGAAACTGCTGAAGCTAACGGATGGCCCTTAGAAGTCAAGGTTGGTTTGATTGGTTCTTGTACCAACTCTTCTTACGAAGATATGACCAGAGCTGCTTCCATTATTAAGGATGCTGGTGCTCACGGTTTAAAGGCCAAGTCCATTTACACCGTTTCCCCAGGTTCTGAACAAGTTAGAGCTACCATTGCCAGAGATGGTCAATTAAAGACTTTCGAAGATTTTGGTGGTGTTGTCATGGCTAATGCCTGTGGTCCATGTATTGGTCAATGGGATAGACAAGACATTAAGAAGGGTGACAAGAACACTATTGTCTCTTCTTTCAACAGAAATTTCACTTCCAGAAATGACGGTAACCCAGCTACCCACGCTTTCGTTGCTTCCCCAGAAATTACCACTGCTTTCGCTATCTCCGGACACTTAGGTTTCAACCCTCTTACTGACTCCTTAAAGGATTCTGAAGgtaatgaattcaaattaaagGAACCAGTTGGTGTCGGTTTACCACCAAACGGTTACGATGCCGGTGTTAACACTTACCAAGGTCCACCAAAGGACAGATCAAGTGTTGAAGTTGTCATTAACCCAAGCTCCGACAGATTACAAAAGTTGACTCCATTCAAGGCATGGGATGGTAAGGACGCTGAAAGATTACCAATTTTGATTAAGGCTCTTGGTAAGACTACTACCGATCATATTTCTATGGCTGGTCCATGGTTGAAATACCGTGGTCACTTAGAAAACATTTCTAACAACTATATGATTGGTGCTACCAACTGTGAAAACGGTGAAGTTAATAACGTTAAGAACCATTACACTGGTGAATATAAGGGTGTTCCAGAAACTGCCGCTGACTACAGAGATGCTGGTAAGAGATGGGTTGTTATTGGTGACGAAAATTTCGGTGAAGGTTCTTCAAGAGAACACGCTGCTTTAGAACCTAGATTCTTAGGTGGTTTCGCCATTATTACTAAGTCTTTCGCTCGTATCCACGAAACTaacttgaagaaacaaGGTTTATTACCATTGAACTTCGTTAACGTTGCTGACTACGATAAAATTAACCCAGATGATGAAGTTGATCTTCTCGGTTTGACCACCTTATCCCCAGGTAAGCACTTAACTTTAAGAGTTCATCCAAAGGACGGTGAAGCTTGGGATGCTGAATTATCGCACACCTACAACTctgaacaaattgaatggTTCAAGTGCGGTTCAGCTTTAAACAAGATGGCCACCAATGCTAAATAAGTTGATTAGAAGATCACTTCTACCTTAATTAGTCGATTATGTTCGTTAAAATCGTTTAGTCATTACCTGTATTTGTTTTTTTGGTGTTTTCTGTTTATATCTTTATGAACCTTATCTAATTAacatcatatatatattcattatttatttattcgtATTCTGAATGTACTGTATCGATATTTATTACTACAGAAGGCTTCTATTGAAGATACATGGGCCTGAAGTCTCGGCGGGGTTAATTTTGTGATCTCGCgaaattcaaaagaattgaGGAACTTAACACCGAAAGGATTGCTTTACTAGTTACactaatattatttttaaatttatttaacataataaataataggGAGCAAGTAAGAActgaatatataaatatgtgTGAGAAAACCATCTATGCTTTCTGAATATAATCCATTAGCTCATGTAAGATATTTTCCAATGAAATATAGAAAGAACAATAATCGTTAATATCAACGAAGTTATTtcttaatgaataataaattttatcGCTCAATTGCCTTAATTCATTCTTATCACACTGTGAGTTGGatgaatcattttcttttctctttAATGTGTCGTTAGAAGTATACTGGTATTGATCCTTTGTAATTAACGAATTCTGTTGGAATGTAGCATTTTCTTGATTACTGAATGACAGCCTTGACAAATGCTCCCCATGGAATTTCATACCAGTCCTTAAGTTCAGAACTGGTGTGAATGTGGGGGATGATTGTGGAGGAATAGGCTGAGGGACATCCATAACATTGAACAAttcattcatattcatGTAGCCAGCTACCTGAGAGTCACAGAATTCAATTTCGgactttatattttcattaccGAGATTATGTTGTGTTATAagattaatgatattgtatttttctAATATGAATCTCCATACTGAGTTTGTCAAAGACAACattcttttatatttttcattcttaaaCCATTTTCTATTAAGAATGAACAATGCcttattgatcaatttaaCGTATATCACTAGTTCATTACTTGTCATGAATTCgtatttaaatttaacTGTTATAATTATGAGcatcaaaattattgaatctAATGGAATAGTTCTTTTAACGTACCAATTAAATTTGCCGAATTTTATGAAATCGTTATATTTTAAGAAgtcattcaaattatgCAATATAGAAGGAATTAAGTTGTTTCCCAAATTTTCATAAGAAAAATTCTCATGTTGACTAAACTTTAACTGTGATATAGTAGAATTAtcgaaattattaataatattcgACTCTTGAATTTGGCCAAATGTATCTTCATATTGActtaaagataaaattcCTCCTCTATTTTTACTACGATTGATCTCATATTTATCCTCATATTTGATTGCTTCATTCCCTTGACTCTCATCAAAATCGTGCTTTGGGTCCTTCGACCGATCACGAAGTAAAATTTTCTTATGTAAAAGCATTAATGCACGATCAACAAAACTCCAACTATGATTCGTAATAAAGTTTATTAAGTTCATTTCCAGCACCGTTTGCGGTGGGTTCATTTTGTAAAAATCTGtcatttttttaattgattcatGAATATGGTAGAATAAattcataatcattaacttgatttcatttatttcatctCCCGTAATATTATTCGATAAACCATTATGCAACTGATATACCAATTCACTTAAAATCCTAtcatattgaaatttaacATTCATCGATAACATAGCGACGTTTAGCTTTTTCTCTTTAATCAgaccattttcattaaaaacaggttcttcttcgtcagGCATAACCAC harbors:
- a CDS encoding DEHA2E02266p (highly similar to uniprot|P19414 Saccharomyces cerevisiae YLR304C ACO1 Mitochondrial aconitase required for the tricarboxylic acid (TCA) cycle), which produces MLAASRTAARAPRSIRGLATAGLTRDSQVNQNLLETHSFINYKKNLENVQIVKDRLNRPLTYAEKLLYGHLDDPHGQDIERGVSYLKLRPDRVACQDATAQMAILQFMSAGMPQVATPSTVHCDHLIQAQIGGEKDLARAIDLNKEVFDFLSTACAKYDLGFWKPGSGIIHQIILENYAFPGALLIGTDSHTPNAGGLGQLAIGVGGADAVDVMANLAWELKAPKIIGVKLTGKMSGWTSPKDIILKLAGITTVKGGTGAIVEYFGSGVETFSCTGMGTICNMGAEIGATTSVFPYNKSMVDYLNATKRSQIAEFANLYKEDFLAADEGCEYDQVIEIDLNTLEPHVNGPFTPDLATPISKMKETAEANGWPLEVKVGLIGSCTNSSYEDMTRAASIIKDAGAHGLKAKSIYTVSPGSEQVRATIARDGQLKTFEDFGGVVMANACGPCIGQWDRQDIKKGDKNTIVSSFNRNFTSRNDGNPATHAFVASPEITTAFAISGHLGFNPLTDSLKDSEGNEFKLKEPVGVGLPPNGYDAGVNTYQGPPKDRSSVEVVINPSSDRLQKLTPFKAWDGKDAERLPILIKALGKTTTDHISMAGPWLKYRGHLENISNNYMIGATNCENGEVNNVKNHYTGEYKGVPETAADYRDAGKRWVVIGDENFGEGSSREHAALEPRFLGGFAIITKSFARIHETNLKKQGLLPLNFVNVADYDKINPDDEVDLLGLTTLSPGKHLTLRVHPKDGEAWDAELSHTYNSEQIEWFKCGSALNKMATNAK
- a CDS encoding DEHA2E02244p (similar to uniprot|P14772 Saccharomyces cerevisiae YLL015W BPT1 ABC type transmembrane transporter of MRP/CFTR family found in vacuolar membrane involved in the transport of unconjugated bilirubin and in heavy metal detoxification via glutathione conjugates along with Ycf1p) — its product is MARMMDMNGTQTRLECGPSAIFHPLVPTKENAFNPCFISWAYTYLAIIFAVVCGIDLIRAVRLPKHGSYIPKSTGIHHWVRCNAVLLQGVLYLVLLQFTNIHYRYADTKILAMLTTMVTIGGVVLPLHMVETSRVAIPHASLLAFWPLLTILQTMLLYQEVYTGWPVFTDDSSPMVAVLMLVNSLSVIVMEACRTYWKPTHELIFFHRKNETHELELPHLYEKVTFSWMNDIIMNAYENQTITEVDLPNSPTKLSSAAATARLSKYWKAQNSSLVLSLVKAFGPIALVAFVYESSDRVLNFVQPQLLRLLIQFFNEKTEDPDQPLMKGILISISMFMVTILQTTLYNQYLIKILSVGLGCRSSLTSLIYQKGLRLSMESKLKSSTGDIVNLMTVDINRIQDVSQNLSTLILAPMELVLCVISLWSLLGKSTLSGVFTMLLLIPLNTIIVKYIRSMNKTQMKLKDNRSRIINEILSSIKSIKLYAWEVPMLSKLFHSRNDKELKNLKKIRLVSQCANLIWNIIPFLVSFATFATFAIGQSKPLTSDLVFPALALLNLLSSPLLALPMVINSIVEASVAIERIKAFLLSSELDEDLVINLPRRNHLGEETVRIEKASFLWEKPNEPKDDNSVSNLKYALKDIDFTAKKGELSCIVGKVGSGKTSFLSALLGQLDAIDSTDVTKSPLIGLSGTVAYCSQSPWIMNASVKENITFGCRYDEDFYQKAIEACQLLPDLEILPDGDETQVGEKGISLSGGQKARLALARAVYARADIYLFDDILSAVDSHVGKKIINEVLAKPSGLLATKTIILSTNSIPVLHYSNYIHLLENGKMIEHGTFDKAQNKDKNPKLFELIKEFGNVNETESNSESSSQFDSDKVGESKDSSTIVNDIESDKGTDDSILDLQRTISHESISAASIATFYWNPLSKILPNIRTAQINEVSAKGKVKWDVYFKYAKSCSFVGVICWMFLLVSASIASTSANYWLKYWAEQNSRSGRNANAWQFIGIYAIFGLSASLLTFIRGAVIWTYLAISSSKFIHDSMAKRVLKAPMSFFERTPIGRIMNRFTNDINKVDDTLPRVFNAFFSSSVRTIFTLGIVSYAMPLFSIIIVLLILIYGYYQRFYVAISRELKRLVSVSRSPIYAHLQESLNGVDTIRAYKQIDRFKFINNANIDFNLKSLYMLRSINRWLSTRLQFIGSIVIISASLLAIYSLTTSKPLSAGMAGFVMSYALQVTDSLNWVVRMSAEVESNIVSVERCLEYCELSIEENEERLFIKPPAKWPVDGSVSFKDYSTRYRDNLDLILKDINLDIKPNEKIGIVGRTGAGKSSLALAIFRIIEPTSGFISIDGKNTSDLALYDLRSNLSIIPQDSQAFEGTIRQNLDPLKKHNDKELWEALELAHLNKHVLQLDGNEGDKLSCKVSEGGSNFSSGQRQLMCLARALLNTSKVLILDEATAAVDVQTDKIIQETIRKYFKDKTIITIAHRLDTVMDSDKILALDQGRVKEFDSPSNLLQNPDSVFYSLCKQSGSI
- a CDS encoding DEHA2E02222p (weakly similar to uniprot|P33296 Saccharomyces cerevisiae YER100W UBC6 Ubiquitin-conjugating enzyme involved in ER-associated protein degradation), with amino-acid sequence MINTNYNDDVMSPNPIHNTDSLNITPDRKTILILTKEYHDLLLEPIEGVTVHPDEANICIWYFLIHGPINTPYYKGLYIGVIIFPPNFPYSPPEIQVISPNGKFKPRRSICLTLSSFHEECWNASWTFEKIIVALVSFMVSDELTSGCYKNEIITEFDKLVIAKDSKNWLYYNCSIFKKMFQNEYQLMHKIYSSNLPHHSKIFLIDILLNEPLQVSTNVFNVNKRLEDYIENYLQIELVVSDYTQAKRNEILQKFFKLSTTREEIRQLELFHSEYYQLDGLSHSDNFLSDDGDEEEPEFYSTEDEG
- a CDS encoding DEHA2E02178p (similar to CA5103|IPF1367 Candida albicans IPF1367) — protein: MMTTEDQTEIEQLQLSLSQTIETFQSANKLLELNKELLSNDQSSTEKSNDIKRLQREFLLDSFRVNRFHKGYKEWENKSKDIFIENEIKGYNNKLGQMSRLNFETEKLDKEYEGLRDTVKLPTCQLSIQTVKLYNGGSLLQYIEKNAEGEYPLTVDISELFSLDSNSSLPPPDFNVFNRLLNIEYKLRIQRKVKYEILLSVKQQLTAKNKKWSSRDSELNYFMTRKLVDIMNEVEKVRKSEYEDLKDYDYYNNEEEEEEMREQEFEDDESVDEAQDENVEDDDDSDNENDNSQTDNADDVAGGDDESEVVENQTEIQEEHPSNGEASVDAENDITTENTPDLGEQTPTVDPEDNDDVMNIDS
- a CDS encoding DEHA2E02200p (similar to uniprot|P53311 Saccharomyces cerevisiae YGR243W FMP43); translated protein: MASSAQHASKFTRYLHSETGPKTVHFWAPVLKWCLVIAGFNDLQRPIEKVSGTQQVALFATGAIWTRWAGFVIQPRNMLLASVNFFLGGVAGYQIYRLADYRVNEGDSPAQVFKYIVSGSSETVEPATNTEPTK